TGCAAACGCGTGCGCCCGTCGCCGGACGGCGCCGAGGCGTGGAACGTACCGCTCGTCGTCTCGAGGCGCAGCTCGCATGTCCAGCCTTCGTCGTCGACGAGCCGCTCCGGTTCGTCGCAGTAGACGCCATGCTCCGCGTAATAATTCCGTTCGCGGTAGTACAGCTTCCTGAGCTCCCACTTCACGCGTTCCTCGGGCGGCAACGTCCATTCCATCTCCGGCTCGCCCGCGAACTGAACGTACCCCCACAGCTCGGGATAGTGCATGTTGACGATCCCCATGGGGCTCCACACCCAGTTCTCCTCCGGCAGCGGACGGCCGGTAGCCGGATCCTTCCGCTTCGCGTAAACGCCGTCTTGCACGTCCACGTGCCACTCCACCCGGGAGAAGTTCACGCGCCAGAAATCCCCCTCCGACGGACGCCATCCGCCGGGCGCGCACTCCTTCAAGCTGTCCCACGGCATCGCGATTTCGACGCTCCACTTCCGATTCGCCGCATCCGGCCGGTTGATCGTACCGTCGATATGGACCGCCGTGCGCAGGCCGCGGATGTCCCATCCATTGATCGCCGGCCCCCCGTCCCGGTAAGGCTTCGGGAGCAGCAAATCCCATACCGTGTTGAAGGCGTTGATTTCGAATTCATAGTAGTTGTGCGAGTCGCCGTCCGGGTCGATGAAAATTTCAAAGTCGTTGTCGTAGAAAATGACGGAATCCCGCTCGGTTTGCGTCGCCCAAATCTCGTCTTCTTCGAGCTCTGCGCCGAAGTAAAAATAATCGTCGTCCCAGAGCATCTTCGCTCTCGTTCGTTTCGCAGGCAGGGGCTTGCGGTCGCCTTCGATGTCGACGAAGTCGTCCGTCCAGGGAGCCGCCCCCCAGAACGGCTTATCCAGACGGCCGTCGAGCTCCGACGGTCCGACGGCTCTCCGGCAGACGTAATGTTTCGGTTCGTAGGCGATGTTCGGTTCGGGCACAGGGCTTCGATTCATCGTTTTTTACCTCCGGTCAACATAAACATTGATTTCATGCCGAGGTTCCCCTATCATTTTGGTAGCGGATACATGACTATAGAACAGATCCGACGCGCGGGGGATACGACATGAAATGGAACCATTATAAGTCCAAATTACTGCTCCGGTATACCGTTTCGTACTTATCTATTTTCCTAGTCCCTCTCATTTTTCTCACGGTGATCATCTATCAGAATGCCGTAGACAATCTCCGTTCGGAAATCGAGCAGAAAAACGTGAACCAATTGGTTCAAGCCAAAACCGTCATCGACGGGCGGATGAAGGAGCTGCAGGATATCGCGTCGCGCATCGCTTACGACGAGCAGCTGACCCCTTACCGGGTACAGCACCCGTATTTCAGCCGTGAAGCGATCGCCGCGTTGGACAAATACAAAGCGACGAACGCCATCATCAGCGAGTTGTTTCTGTATATCCGAGGCGACGATAACATTTACTCCACGCAAGGGATGGAGCATCTCGACGTCTTTACGGAGCGGTACAAATTTCATAATTGGAAACCGGAAGCGCTTTACCGAGATTTGAACGAGACGCAGCATCCGACGATGCGCCCGGCGGAATCGGTGACGCAGAGCGCGTTGGTGCAGAAATCGCTGCTGTCGTTCATGGTGCCGATCACGCCCAACAAGCCGTATCCGCACGGCACGGTGCTATATTTTATCGACGAATCGAGCTTGACCGACCTTATCGACTCGGTCCTCGGGGACTTCCAGGGCATGACCGTCATCTTCGACGAACAAGGTCGAATATTGGCCGCGAACGCGCATCAAGAGACGATCGACAGCGGCGACGCCAGTTCATTGTCCCGGCTCGA
Above is a window of Paenibacillus antri DNA encoding:
- a CDS encoding carbohydrate-binding family 9-like protein, producing MNRSPVPEPNIAYEPKHYVCRRAVGPSELDGRLDKPFWGAAPWTDDFVDIEGDRKPLPAKRTRAKMLWDDDYFYFGAELEEDEIWATQTERDSVIFYDNDFEIFIDPDGDSHNYYEFEINAFNTVWDLLLPKPYRDGGPAINGWDIRGLRTAVHIDGTINRPDAANRKWSVEIAMPWDSLKECAPGGWRPSEGDFWRVNFSRVEWHVDVQDGVYAKRKDPATGRPLPEENWVWSPMGIVNMHYPELWGYVQFAGEPEMEWTLPPEERVKWELRKLYYRERNYYAEHGVYCDEPERLVDDEGWTCELRLETTSGTFHASAPSGDGRTRLHIREDGKLWRE